CGGTCTACCGCCGCATCGAGATGCTCAGCCAGTACGACCTCGTCAAGGACCAGACCCTGGTAGCCGACGACGGCAACCACTACAAGGTCTACGAGTCGAACTTCGAGTCGACGGTCATCTCCCTGGAGGACGACGAGTACAAGGTGCGCATCTACCGCGAGGAGAACCTCCCCGACCGGTTCAGCCAGCTCTGGGACGACCTCAACCCGGAGTGAGCGCGGCGGCGCGCGGGGACACCACCGCGGCGGGGCGCCACGTGAGCGGTCGCTCGACCGACCGCGCGCGGGACCGGCGAAATTATATGTCGGTGCGTCCTGCCGGACAGACGACGAATGGTAGAAGTCGTCGCGGTCATGCGGGGGGTCCTGGCGCTGATGCGGATGGCGGTGTTCGGGCTCTCGCTCGGGATCACGCTGATCAGTTTCCAGGCGTACCGACAGCGCCCGTCCGAGCGGCTGCAGTACGCCTTCATGGGGTTCGCCTTCATCAGCATGGGCGTCGCCAGCACCGTCATCGCACAGATCGGCGTCCGCGAGGCGACCGAGACGGTCAGGCTGTTCTTCCGGATGACCGAATCGATCCCCTTCATCATCGGGTTCACGATGCTGTACGTCTCGCTGTACCGCGACTGACCGACCCGACCCCGTCGTGGTGCCGCCGGGCCGTTTCGGGGGCGGTCCGCCGGCGACGACTCCAAGCCACGCCGTTTATGACCCACGGGCCCCACTAGTTGCCCAATGACTGAACCGTCCACCCAGGTGACGCGCCTGTTTGGTGGTCCCGGGAGCGGGAAGACGACGGCACTGCTCGACAGGGTCGAGACCCTGCTCGAAGAGAACGACGACGTGGAGTTCCGGGACGTGCTGGTGGTGTCGTACACCCGGGCGGCCGCGGCGGAGATCCGCGAGCGCCTCGCCGAGCGACTCGGCGAGTCCCCGCGCGCGCTCAAGGGGAACGTCTGCACGATGCACGCGAAGGCCTACGAACTGCTGGACCTCTCGCGGGGGGACGTGGTCGGGGAGTCCGACAAGGAGGACTTCTGCGAGGAGTACGGCATCGAGTACGAGGACGAGTACGAGGGCTCGCGGCGGCGGACGGCCCGCTCGACGACCATCGGCAACAAGATCATCGCGACGAGCCAGTGGCTCCAGCGGACCCGCCGGGACGTGGCCGACTGGTACGACGTCCCGTTCAAGTGG
Above is a genomic segment from Halosimplex halophilum containing:
- a CDS encoding winged helix-turn-helix domain-containing protein codes for the protein MDDERAIEEILDTIGDEHARRVLAAISREPRSAKDLSEECDLSLPTVYRRIEMLSQYDLVKDQTLVADDGNHYKVYESNFESTVISLEDDEYKVRIYREENLPDRFSQLWDDLNPE
- a CDS encoding DUF7521 family protein; the protein is MVEVVAVMRGVLALMRMAVFGLSLGITLISFQAYRQRPSERLQYAFMGFAFISMGVASTVIAQIGVREATETVRLFFRMTESIPFIIGFTMLYVSLYRD